A genomic region of Micromonospora sp. NBRC 110009 contains the following coding sequences:
- the mce gene encoding methylmalonyl-CoA epimerase codes for MVENSPVEPAADYITDIGLRRIDHVGVAVPDLDAAIDFYQRTFGMRCVHTETNEEQGVREAMLAVGPTTEGGCVQLLAPLSPESTIAKFLDRNGPGVQQVAYTVVDIDAACAALRERGVRLLWDAPKRGTGGSRVNFVHPKAAGGVLVELVEPAATGH; via the coding sequence ATGGTTGAGAACTCCCCCGTCGAGCCCGCTGCCGACTACATCACAGACATCGGCCTGCGCCGGATCGACCACGTCGGGGTCGCCGTGCCCGACCTGGACGCCGCCATCGACTTCTACCAGCGCACCTTCGGCATGCGCTGCGTGCACACCGAGACCAACGAGGAGCAGGGCGTACGCGAGGCGATGCTGGCGGTCGGCCCGACCACCGAGGGCGGCTGCGTGCAGCTGCTCGCGCCGCTGTCGCCGGAGTCGACGATCGCGAAGTTCCTGGACCGCAACGGGCCGGGGGTGCAGCAGGTCGCGTACACGGTGGTGGACATCGACGCGGCGTGTGCGGCACTGCGCGAGCGGGGCGTGCGGCTGCTCTGGGACGCGCCGAAGCGGGGCACCGGCGGGTCGCGGGTCAACTTCGTCCACCCGAAGGCCGCCGGCGGGGTGCTGGTCGAGCTGGTGGAGCCGGCCGCGACCGGCCACTGA
- a CDS encoding acetyl-CoA C-acetyltransferase: MASVIVSGARTPMGRLLGNLKDLPATKLGGVAIKAALERAGVAPDQVQYVIMGQVLQAGAGQIPARQAAVEAGIPMSTPALTINKVCLSGLDAIALADQLIRAGEFDIVVAGGMESMTNAPHLLLGQRSGYKYGDVAIKDHMALDGLTDAWDCCSMGESTERHGAKHGITREEQDAFAAASHQRAAAAQKNGHFADEIAPVIIPQRKGDPLVISEDEGIRPDTTAESLGKLRPAFTKDGTITAGSSSPISDGAAAVVVMSKAKAKELGLTWLAEIGAHGNVAGPDNSLHSQPSNAINHALKKAGLGVSDLDLIEINEAFAAVGIQSSRDLGVSPDKVNVNGGAIALGHPIGMSGARLVLTLALELKRRGGGTGAAALCGGGGQGDALIIHVPAGGESAQ, encoded by the coding sequence ATGGCTTCGGTGATCGTCAGCGGCGCGCGGACCCCGATGGGGCGCCTGCTGGGCAACCTCAAGGACCTCCCCGCGACCAAGCTCGGTGGCGTCGCGATCAAGGCGGCGCTGGAGCGCGCCGGCGTCGCCCCCGACCAGGTCCAGTACGTGATCATGGGTCAGGTGCTGCAGGCCGGCGCCGGCCAGATCCCGGCCCGCCAGGCGGCCGTCGAGGCCGGCATCCCGATGTCCACCCCGGCGCTGACCATCAACAAGGTCTGCCTCTCCGGCCTGGACGCGATCGCCCTGGCCGACCAGCTCATCCGGGCCGGCGAGTTCGACATCGTGGTGGCCGGCGGCATGGAGTCGATGACCAACGCGCCGCACCTGCTGCTCGGCCAGCGTTCCGGCTACAAGTACGGCGACGTGGCGATCAAGGACCACATGGCCCTGGACGGTCTCACCGACGCCTGGGATTGCTGCTCGATGGGTGAGTCAACCGAGCGGCACGGCGCGAAGCACGGCATCACCCGCGAGGAGCAGGACGCCTTCGCCGCGGCCAGCCACCAGCGCGCCGCCGCCGCCCAGAAGAACGGGCACTTCGCCGACGAGATCGCCCCGGTGATCATCCCGCAGCGCAAGGGCGACCCGCTGGTGATCAGCGAGGACGAGGGCATCCGGCCGGACACCACCGCCGAGTCGCTGGGCAAGCTCCGCCCGGCCTTCACCAAGGACGGCACCATCACCGCCGGCAGCTCCTCGCCGATCTCCGACGGCGCCGCCGCCGTGGTCGTGATGAGCAAGGCCAAGGCCAAGGAGCTGGGGCTGACCTGGCTGGCCGAGATCGGCGCACACGGCAACGTGGCCGGCCCGGACAACTCCCTGCACTCGCAGCCGTCCAACGCCATCAACCACGCCCTCAAGAAGGCCGGCCTGGGCGTCTCCGACCTCGACCTGATCGAGATCAACGAGGCGTTCGCCGCGGTCGGCATCCAGTCCTCCCGGGACCTGGGCGTCAGCCCGGACAAGGTCAACGTCAACGGCGGCGCCATCGCGCTCGGCCACCCGATCGGCATGTCCGGCGCCCGGCTGGTGCTCACCCTGGCGCTGGAGCTCAAGCGCCGGGGCGGCGGCACGGGTGCCGCGGCCCTCTGCGGCGGTGGCGGCCAGGGCGACGC